ttttccgtgtatagtgcgcaaagtttaattaatttattgtcctaaaatctggggtgcgtattatacatgggtacaaaaaaaaatttttttaattttttttttttaatttttttttttttttttttaaagaaagtcatggtacaacaaaaccaacaacagaactgaccgacaaagtcgtggaacaaaaagacagggtgacattaccaaagacaggaacagaatgacagtaacacatgcaatgatccaacggtgagcgaggggcagacaggacttaaatacaaaacacgttacatcgattgaggtgacacaggaagagaggggcgacgcgaacagaaactatggcaacctagacacatagcaaaactggggacgagacatgacaaatctcccccgaaataaaactcacctttcttcttgtttgttgtcaatcgcgcatcgcattcagccatcctgcccaacacacttagtcaaaaaaatccataattgacgacacatcgtttgatgcgatggtgcaatccttgatggtgtgttattgtcaaatattgtttgtttttaatctccatcgcggaccggacgtcatacggaggccgccattacagatgcgcagaacgtatgcgcaagacacgtcagctatattaagagcaagatatattttcttcctattagtttcaattcagtttaattagcagtttcaatcagcaaataacaaaatgcgtattacaggtaatattttatttcacaacactttgccttgttcctttcgtctctgctgttcacttcaaacacgctccatacgaccgcaatgctcttgtatcagacgctcgctcgatcacctgctagtttgctgtctgtcacaatgtaccctacacaaatccgaaacatttgttgcggctccgagtcacgacgaggggcaagttttggtttccaagggtgtttttattcctcgtcaacgtctctcccatacagagccgcctttttcacgtccgcagcccatgcgcgcacggagcgcggtggtgcgtttaggggcagtcggagaaatcaacgccaacaaaaaaaaattacatccagcctagttaagaccataccaaagactataaaaatgggacccattgcctccctgcgtgtgtgacgatcattgggacttaaaaaaaataaataaaaaatttaaaaacatttttaaaaaaaatcataaaaattgggtgcgtattatacatgggtacaagcttttttccagcatcagcatgccattcttagggtgcgtactatacatggggacgcactatacacggaaaaaacggtaataaccctttccaggttctttacagaaaaaaagtcaggaaacaaataataacactattaatgaaataaataataactaaaccctctctgagttcttcacagaaaaaacaggaaataaataataactaaataactctctctaggttcttcatagaaaaaaaccatggaacattaactttctgttgtgccatgcacaatcttaagagataaaagttcagctcagttgtcagagcagaacctctctgacacatatgagcagtctcttaaagttcttgtgttccttccttataatccttttgtaggttccagtaggcttgtagacaccgctgtcttttttgttaaagtttgatagtcaggttcaaaatcagcaaaaggatcagcagacaaaaccagtgaggcagaatgttgagtcttttctcgcgaggagtgcatccagacttacagcagtccaaaatacactaaagatctgtcacacccctcgctctttttattaagggatgccctacctacaatgtgagactagcccctaacaggtgggggggaaagcatggcctagtctcatgagaaacaaaataaaaagagcgcaaggacaaaattctatgtgaaacaagtagttacagacaggacgccatgggaaaggagtgcaaggacagaatgccatgtgcagacatcaacagagtagattgagctatcagcaactttcttggattcccagaggtgtagaaggtcaggaagccccagacagcatcgtatgacttgttgtggactggtggacgtctgcaaggcgaaacagcaagcattctgcgcaataacttattaataataataagtactcattagggaacgcatgataacatatatatacaatttatccaacaattcccccctgtttatcataagttcccggagaccaacccatcacccatacggccacttcaaaaagattttcagccaagggatcacatttcgcaggaaccaacttacacacgggaggaaactgagtcacaatcggcaaagcccgggtcagaaaacaaatcggacaagttcaccacaacagattcgctgaccgggtcgtcaatagagaaggaacccccgtcgaccgaaaggtcatcccttaggagcaacgggaaagtctcagctggtggagagatagcagccgtaattagcctgttaattaaggatcggagacaagggatgcaacaacatccacacaaggtcaaaatggcagagaaaacggcaacggagaccagggcagaggaaaccagggtgcggtactttccgaacacgttcaaccagttggcccaaacctccgtgttcactccactgtgctccttcatcttcccgttcaaggcccgcaggccctcaagggcctgggacaggcttccgtcggccgcagtgttatttggaataaaagtgcaacattgctcaccgaacatggcgcagacaccgccctctcttgagagtagcatgtcaagggccattcgattctggaaagccatgagggaagtagcggccaggtgggagtggaccgccttgaaacccgcctcggtccagtttccaagcctctgcacgttgtaatggacgtagttaatcctgtcaacatttttgttaagagtacaccaccaacacagggcggattcaaaaccagccgctatctgattcaccagcttatactcatccggcactcccctaggaacaccaacggcgtcgatgtaggttggattagctgtgccccgccattcggcgtctcgtttcgttctcggccagaatttgggcactacggacttagcaaaagacgttagatcataagaggacattggtatcaaatgaacaggtagcaatagggttaccaaagcgcaaataccagcgctgtcgaaaggcaacctatcataaagtttgttactattacaccaaaaccaaatatcacaacgagcaatgggcaaaaaaggggccgtgACCTCGGTCACGGACCCACACCACGGAGCAGGTATGGCGCCGAGCTTCACCCCGGTACCAGGCAATCTAATGCATGcaaaattacccttagctacaacagacgaaaaaaggggtttatgctttgtcataggggcaacagggtaaaccgtatcccatctaaaacaatcgtgagtgggaaatggacgagtctaacatcaaaacgacagcacacttagggcctatatttgcaggtatgattttcaaaagaggtctgggacccatgcatgcaatgcaactagcgccagccatctttgcggcctgctcagccataagaagccagttgttagtatgaccgcttatccctgtggaggccacaaaatagctgtctacatcagtgaggagcgtacttgtgatttttgctcccgctgacaaggtgtattcatttgtaacgggacggtctgcgaccgacattgttctattaaggcaaatagcaataggaaagcgaggatcggttccagaggaccaagcccacagttgaaaaccccaacaagaagtgttaaacaaggtggcatttggaggacgaatatgaccgtcagggagtgtaagagtcaaaaggaggcttgtgccccgatttatcaaagtcactcgtttagcaaagaacacagcctcgtcactggaaccagagggccaataccctcgcatttgcgtggtgacaagggtgccccagccggtgttaaccgggtggccagttaaataccaccaatacccgagccatctatctccagtagtggggcgaccattacgaaaccccttcaaacttttcaaaggtaaaataatagaagaagatgtgttaggagccacagtaaacattaatgagttattataagcccaagacaaaagccatggtacacaggttggaacacggacggctcctggaacacaaacaacatgaccaaaaggggatttagtgtcgcgcttatgtctagcaagttctccccatgagccacatcgactagaattagcgttagcagtcgcctgagagaataatgtgcgaggctcatggtactctatccctccagataaagtaacccccgaaaaaaatataatggtaacacaaaccagcaaaaacaaccaaaagcacatggtagacttcgcgcaggctacagcccgattaaagcactcaccaaatgactctctaatgctcatgtttaggatctccccagagtcaacaccctgagcttcgggttggtgtcttggaattcttctgctagctttcgtgtcaaccctggatcttgacaccagaatcaggcactattaccagactttgctcaccttccgtacttaggttgggtctgcggagatcacttttttacaatgagttaaatgaatccacgtgttgcgttcggctatttttaaagcattaggtgtcgtgagtagtaccaaaaagggaccttcccacttgggtgaatgccaattcttcctcttgatactcctgatcaaaacccagtctcccggtaccactttggggtcttcctgcagagaaatgggttcatcatcagtgttattggttagattcttttgacgttccaacatttttctcatgtaatcagctaacgtggcttcctcggggatctcccatgtgtttttgaactgaggaagcctgtaaggtctcccaaacatagtttcataaggagttagccctgttgtacttgtaatatttatgtacattttaaccaggtctaaacactgagtccacggtcgttttgtttcttccatacatttctttaatctgttttttatagactggttcgctctctcaaccaggccagcggattgcggtctgtatgaacaatggttctttacatttatgtggaacattctcccaatgttatgcactatttgatttacaaaatgtggaccattgtcgctataaattgtttctggaataccgtaccttggaatgatgtctttgcataaggcttttgccactgtgagtgcatctgcatgtttggtaggaaatatttctacccatttagaaaatgcgtctattatgaccaatcaatattctttcccttcacatttatgtaattggatataatccatatgtattgtctgaaacgggtacaatggagtcgggaatttccctctctgaggtcttaaattgccttgtgggttatgtttagcacagatcaaacacgctctgcaaaatcgttgtgaaaaagcggcaaagccgtatgttgtataaatagcctcgacttgtttcaccatacctcccgccgagacatgggtgaccccgtgacttgaaatagcagcccatttgaacaagctacgaggcaagacaggtttgcccaaaggtcacacaaaaagaccatcggtgtttttagttgcaccccgcttttcccaagagagtcgttcctgggaggggctctgagactgcatgtcaagcaacacatcaggggagatgtgtgacattgaatcatgagccgtgagagacgagaggacatgaagcaggccttccgcagcggccttagcggatttgtcagcaaaagcattaccgagagaaacaggatcagagcccgcagtgtgagcagcacacttgcaaaccgctacctttaaaggcagctggacagcatccaaaagttgagttagtatagcggaatgggagacgggcttccctgtagaagttatcatgccacggttgctccactgctgagcaaaaacatgcactgtagcaaaagcatactgactatcagtccagatagtgacggacttgtttgcaaacaatttgcaggccccagtcaaagcaatgagctcagcggcctgtgccgacatattggatggcagtttagcagcctccaaaaccacgtcggcagtaacaatggcatacccagtaagggtcacaccagactcattcttcttagaagacccatcaacaaaaaccacatgaccatctggcagaggcgtatcttccaaatcaggccgagcctttgcaatctgttgggcagcatcgacacaatcatggaattcgccatcgtcaggaaggggaatgagagtggcaggattgagtgtcgtgcatctttcaacggtcagatgcggctgagacagcaacgtagccatgcaagaaagatgacgcgcaggcgacagaaaggtcatattagtctgtagcagaagagccgagacagcatgaggaactttcagtgttaaaggatgaaataacacaacaccagcactgctctccacagccatggaggctgccaccacggccctcacgcatggtgggagagcacatgcaacactgtccagtttagaggaataaaaagcaataggacgcaattttgagccatgtgattggagcaaaacagaggtcatgtaatgacctttgcagtcaacagtctggacaaacaccttatcatagttgggtaaggctagagtggagctggagaccaaagcctgtttgatcctgcccaattgctgattttatatcagcgtgggtccatgttctgtatactaaaattgtgggtcctccctcatcatgaggatttgccacttcaatcatcgggtatgcgtctgcgtcagccgaaggaaccaacttagcacggccccgcgtcaacacaccacgagcacggctccgcgtcaatataccacgagcagaagcaccattctcaggaggatgatttgtgcttggtaatttggggtacagagacgggaaaattggttcactttggcgtgctgcaatctccgtctttatagattgatcattcttttcatcctcattcatcgcatcgtcagctttggcctccaagcgagcccgcgctgacactgtctcatcatcctcctgcctgtgcaacaacaagttcttttttatctttcctccgtcttccttatctctcagcctttctcttatctgcccacattttctcttctcagcctccaattcccattttactattagatgatatccgtcgttattcctccttacaccacatttagcatcaattgattgctttaggttattcaacgaatttgttttcagctgaccgtcaaatttgtaatcggttatccatttgtcaagatattttacattttcggggtcaacttcttccatcaacgtccaatctttgcatttcaattcatgtcggggcagcggcttttgcttgctatttgctgtccccatgatttatttgtttagtttacggatttggcaatttgaatggcacccgcagtgtcctaaagccaatttagttcacaggacagtggataaatgttcgatgtgtggtgggtctccggaggaaacggagaatccttgctttcatccacacaaagccactgtttacactcctgcgtgtttatacagaggactcaaacctcaaatcagagctcaaatgaggtcactctcagtcaaaccatacacacgcacacacacacacaatgcgcattcctatcgtctcacaggcaagcaggggagcccgccctccagtggattttaacaactctttaaccttcctattgtgtaaggaaaacttatctttacctttttcccaaagtaaatataaaacctatcttttcacggagaaagaagccaaaccagctaaacaagggataaggaaaacccaccacagatggcagcagaaaactaacacagtaggaaggttagtgaggaggccccaccacacctcagcgggatttaactgctccaactacctgtacttctttatttctttagaaaacagaggagtctgccctcctgtggaatttaactgacgtttacgtcaggggactccagcatcccatacagaatttaactgtctctaaatatgcacttgatagggtctagaattgtcaaggtttcaagtgacctcttgccactacacttccattcctttcaacagaatcaacattcatactcacagtccgctgggcctttccctcggacgatctcgtcaaccactccggcgtccagctgactgatcgaggcagccccgtgaaaagggtttcctttatatgccttggccaaggacttgtcctgcgtcgaaaagtcagccggaacccgaagtaggtctattgagatcccggacgagcccccaaaaatctgtcaggttcaaaatcagcaaaaggatcagcagacaaaaccagtgaggcagaatgttgagtcttttctcgcgaggagtgcatccagacttacagcagtccaaaatacactaaagatctgtcacacccctcgctctttttattaagggatgccctacctacaatgtgagactagcccctaacaggtggggggggaaagcatggcctagtctcatgagaaacaaaataaaaagagcgcaaggacaaaattctatgtgaaacaagtagttacagacaggacgccatgggaaaggagtgcaaggacagaatgccatgtgcagacatcaacagagtagattgagctatcagcaactttcttggattcccagaggtgtagaaggtcaggaagccccagacagcatcgtatgacttgttgtggactggtggacgtctgcaaggcgaaacagcaagcattctgcgcaataacttattaataataataagtactcattagggaacgcatgataacatatatatacaatttatccaacatgcgtcatagtctggagtaagatttgttgtggcaattcttaggcgagatccgaggtgttggtccgtttacctcgatctgtgacgggtagatgttgacgttcatgtggctgaacgtcacgtcgcgtacgtcgagccaaattggcaactcttttaaacgctcggcactgtgttcaccctgctttacttgggcgacattttaacggaaggattccaggggaaggtttgtgggtggctttagcgcaaaactacatctgaaagctcagcgcgcaaattacaagaatgctgtcgtcacagcccacgctctaaattcgggactgatacaaatagagcgcgagtgcgccatgtccgtacacgcacttgtgagtgtgcaccgagctttctgacacggcttccggtagtaaatgcgcaggcgagcgcttccccatctactggggaaacgcagtcattgcaggcaaaatgagcaaaaaaaaaaaaaaagtttaataatacaatttattcagggttggcaggccggattaaacggtcccgcgggccgtatccgcgggccgtagtttggtaaCCCCTGTATTACACGAtcgacatacaagtaaacgacacaatataaaaacaagaaggcacaaacaataaataataagaatgatgaataaataataaataaagagataacacaataaataagaggagcaaaacggagccagtgtgcacacagcagacagtaagcgtagcgcaaaagtacaggacgctacgcagaagggggaagcgagttcaggatcctaacagcctggagtatgaagctgttgttgagtctggtgctgcgggagcgcaggctcctatacctcttctcCATCatggactggacgtcatacggaggcagtatcactgtgcatgcgcactatggatccgatgcgagtcctcttctcttcttgactgacaatgaatgtgatagtttaatacaatcagcaaataacaaaatgcgtattacaggtaatattttatttcacaagactttgtcttgttcctttcgtccctgctgttcacttcaaacacgctccatacgaacgcaatgctcttgtcaaagtcaaagtcaaagtcagctttattgtcaatctctccacatgtcacaacacacaaagagaccgaaactACGTTgctctctatcccacggtgacgagacacataacacgatagacatacatgtacgcgacacaatataaaacaagaaggcaaaaattctaacaatcaatagtaagagtgatgaataaataataaataaacagataacacaataaataacggagccagcaagcatagcgcaaaagtaaaaaacatcataaacaaaaaggcacaaacaataaataagagtaataacaaataataaataataagagccagcgtgcattcagacagttcagacagtaaaagtacaggacgctacgcagaacgggggagcgagttcaggatcctaacagcctggagtatgaagctgtttgagagtctggaggtgcgggagcgcaggcttctgtacctcttcccagagggcagaagctcgaacaaagagtgagcggggtgtatcagacgcttgctcgatcacctgctcgtttgctgtcgcaatgtaccctacacaaatccgaaacatttgttgcggctccgagtcacaacgaggggcaagttttggtttccaagggtgtttttattcctcttcaacttctctcccatacagagccgcctttttcacatgtccgcacttttcatttgaacctaactgatcgcggtggtgcctttacgggcgaaatcaacgccaacaaaaagaatACATCCAttctagttaagaccataacaaagattataaaaatgggacccattgcctccctgcttggcactcacgattaagggttggaattggggggtcagatcaccaaatgattcccgagcgcggcgccgctgctgctcactgctcccctctcccccaggggatggatcaaaatcacacggggatgggtcaaatgcagaagacaaatttcaccacacccagatgcgtgtgtgacgatcattgggacttttaaaaaaaaaaaaaatgtggggtgcgtattattcatgggtacaggcttttttccagcattgacatgccatttttagggtgcgtat
The window above is part of the Syngnathus typhle isolate RoL2023-S1 ecotype Sweden linkage group LG7, RoL_Styp_1.0, whole genome shotgun sequence genome. Proteins encoded here:
- the LOC133157237 gene encoding uncharacterized protein LOC133157237, which codes for MSIRESFGECFNRAVACAKSTMCFWLFLLVCVTIIFFSGVTLSGGIEYHEPRTLFSQATANANSSRCGSWGELARHKRDTKSPFGHVVCVPGAVRVPTCVPWLLSWAYNNSLMFTVAPNTSSSIILPLKSLKGFRNGRPTTGDRWLGYWWYLTGHPVNTGWGTLVTTQMRGYWPSGSSDEAVFFAKRVTLINRGTSLLLTLTLPDGHIRPPNATLFNTSCWGFQLWAWSSGTDPRFPIAICLNRTMSVADRPVTNEYTLSAGAKITSTLLTDVDSYFVASTGISGHTNNWLLMAEQAAKMAGASCIACMGPRPLLKIIPANIGPKCAVVLMLDSSISHSRLF